Genomic window (Zingiber officinale cultivar Zhangliang chromosome 2B, Zo_v1.1, whole genome shotgun sequence):
AAGCTTTCTTGCATTGGTACACTGGAGAGGGTATGGATGAGATGGAATTCACAGAGGCTGAGAGCAACATGAATGACCTGGTGGCTGAGTACCAGCAGTACCAGGATGCAACAGCAGAGGAAGAAGAGTACGAGGACGAGGGAGCAGAGGAGGAAGAAGTCTGAGTAATTCCTCCTTGTATTTTGAAATATGGGTTTGCTTTTTTTATTTCTGCTTGGCTTGTCGTGGATTTGGTTTCTGTTGTTAGACATATGCTCTATATGTTTGTCGTGGCCATGAATTGAATGTGATATGTTGAGACTTTGGAGCCTTTTGACTCTAATTATGGGTCCTCGTTGAGATTAAATCTTTTGTTCCGTCTTTCATAATAGTAGAATTTTGATATCAAATAATTCTGGTTCTCCACTCACTTTTTAAGGTTTGCCTTTGCAATAGTTAGCAATTCGAAGATCACAGATGCCCCCTAGTAGGCATTTATATGCAACTTCCTGCATCATGATTCAAAGCACAAGAGCAATGCATTTGGCTTGAGTGGCAGCCATCGTGACACGATACAGAAACCAATTCACAGGACGAACTCAAGACATAAGTTTGTCTCTGATACATTCATGGATGAACCATGTAATTTGTTGGCAGAACCACTGGCAAGTCAATCAGTAGCAAGAGTATGAATCGGATTTCCCGGTTGAGTTGCCCATTCAGTCCATGATCCATCATAAACTGGAACATCCAGCTTTCCAAGGCGATGAAGACCCTGAAGAGGCATTCATCAGTTAACCAATTTCCGATAGGGGCACATGAAGAAATCTTACCACGCATAGTATGCAGGCAGTCATCCCACTTCCGCAGGAGGCAACAATTGGGTTGTCCAAAGATACACCTACAAGTAGGAACAGAAAAAGTTGTAGCAAATTACAAAATACAAACCACAGGGGAAACCAACTCTTCGTCATCAAATCAAGTAGTGTATTGAGTACTATGCAAAACTATACGACAAGTAAtattcaagttaattaaattatttacaaaTGTTTTCTTTAACTTTTCCTATATTCTTATTATATCTTCCACTTTGATTGATCATCTCTTGTAACTATAAAATCTAATGGTCATCTTTAAATATGTCACCTCAACTATTAGAATTACACCTAATAAATGTATATATCCATCAAAGCATTTTTCATATATATTATGCTATTTTTTTTAGCATCTAAACATTCTAATACATAGCTTTGTGATAAATTCTATCCTTAATATCCCTTGTCGAATGATAAATTCCAGATACCTAAAACTTAGATTACATTTTCATACTAAAATTACATCACATATACAGATTCATAGCATAATCGTGTGAAGCCTTATCAAGTTTCCGGCCTTTTTCAGATAAGGAAAGTTTAACAATCGACACAAATTTATATTGGAAGCATGATTGGTCACACTAGAGCATTTGGATAAAGAGGCTTTTCATGTAAAAGAGGCTGTCACCTGCTTGTAAAAACTTTTTATGAAGCTCATCTTCAGACAAAAGCAGGCTTGAACTATCAACCATCTGCTCATAAACAGAATAATTACATTAGAACACCACAAACTCTTTATCAACAAGCATACGTGTGTAGGATTCAGTGCTACAGCTTTATATTAAAGCATCTCGATTCTGCAACACCACTTTTGACATTTTAGGATTTGAGGAAGTAAACAAAAAatgtaatttaatttgaattactgTAAAGTGTATGTATGTGCGTGAAACCTAATCTTGCTtgtcttcttctccataattCTCAAACTCATTGCAATTTATAAGTATGAAAAATACTAACCTTAACTGTCTTAGTCTCCAGTCTCAATCATATTGCATTTTCCCATATATTTCATTTGAGTTCTTACATGAACTAAAGTCGAAGTCGATGATGTATGCCATGGATCAAAGTAACAAGCATTGGGTACATGTTATATTAAACATACATTGGAGACTCTGAAAGGTGTAAATAGCGAGCCACCTCATTCAAttgtttttagtatacattaccTCTGTGAATGGAACACATTTACTTTCTGGAATATGACCACTTTTGATTCCCTCCCGAGGCTCAGGAGCTACACCATCAAACCTGCATATGGACACAAATCTTTAATAATGAAGTGTTCTCATCCCAAGTTCTTTGGATTATGGGAACCTCAACTATGACAAAAGAGATAGACTGAGAAATATTTTGAAACTAAAGTACAAAAAATAGGtaataaaatataagaagaaatttATTGAAAGTTGTTGAGGACCTGAAAACCTAAGCAAGTGCATCATATCTCAGACAATAATGAATTTTTAAGGAGATTATTCATTTGTTAACTCAAATGAACTTTTAGCAAGTGCATCATCTAAGCAAGTCTACTTACCACAAGTATGACCCTcctaattatgttttttttttttttgtttttaagatGAACAGATTTCTTTGGTTTGCAGAACTTGTAGCTTTATCAAACACAATTTGACTTGAAATTTTCCAGTAGCAAATGCAATTTTCCGGTGTACTaaactatacatataaaataTGGCTTTGATTCTAATGTGCgaagaaaggatttaaaaattCAACATGTCACCATGAAGGTAGCAAAAAACCATTTTTGAACCAGTAAACATGGTATTTTCTACAAGATATTGAAGCCAACTCTTGGATATTACCTGCCCTTTGATCGAGCATCTAGAAGTTGATGGGTTTTGTCAGTCATATTTTGTTTGACCTGAAACATAGATAATCTCTGTTCTAAACGGTTATCAGCCACAAATGAACAAGGGAAATCTATCATTAGGAAACTATTATGACAAGAATTGTACCAACTTGCCCACAATAAATATTCTTGTATCATGGCAATTTATTCATTGTGTCCTTTGTATGAGACACAAATAAAATTGGAAATATATCCATAAAGTAGGTGAAAATTTCAGAATCCACTATTTGATGCAAGGTTCTAAGGACCTAACACTAAATAGATCAGGATCTATATGTGAATACACCAAACTCAAGGATTTTTAAATTTACAATGACAATAAGATAATACATATAAATGTGAAGGGGGCTACCTCAAGGATAACCCTAATATTTTTCCCATGTTAACATGGTATTCAAGTGAGGACGATCTCCTCAACCATCGATACAACCAAATCTTGACCATGTTGCATGTTGCATGTGAACCAATCCACTTATACCGATGTTATTGATTGGAACGAAACTGTTTCGATCTTATACCGATGTTTCGATGCATGGTGCCAGTAATGAATTGGAGTTGAAGAAGGAAATGAATCATAGGAGGAGACATTGTGTGTGCTGAGTATGGTTTTAAATCTTGTACCATGTGGAACGAAACCGTCGAAACATATCATTCTGCTAAATTATCAAAACTCAACATCACTTAACACATATAGTGTCTCCTTCCTTTGCttcattttcttcctccttcAACCTTCATTCTATCACCGACACCATGCATTAGAGCGTTGACACAATACTGGAGTGGTATCTTTCAGGTCAAAGACCGAAACTACGACACGACTCGAGATTTTGAACTTTGGCGCTGAGTGGCATCAAGTTACATTGATTTATTAGAATGATATATTTCGACCGTTTCGCTCAATCCAGTACGAAATTTCAAACCATGATCTATATAATCAAGCATGACCTATTCTTTCCTAGGCATCTAAGGATCGAGTCTTAGCTTCGACGAATTAACGAATGAATTTCATTTAATGAGCGGTTGCACCTAAGAACGCTGGGTTGATGAGCCACTCGCTAcgagtgcttcccgatttacccttgGCTGGTAGGAAACTTCCGTTGGTCAGGTCGGTCACCCAGGATTAATCGACGTAAGTTGTATACCTGGTGCCAACTTATTTTAAAGCATGACCTATTCTTGTCCCACCTCTTCTTCAACACATATGACAAGATCTTTACAAGAGTATGCCTATTATTGAATGAGCTATTGACTAAGGCTTTGTTTCCTATAAAGGaaggataaaattaaagaaaaaatctCGTTTCCTATAAGTTTTCCATCCAAATGTCAATTGTTTTAGTCAAGAAGCTTTCAGTGAAACATGAAagtcaaaaagaaaaaatatgctTGTGATAATTAACTTACGCTTCATTTGTTCATAATTATTTGTCATCCTCATTTTTAAGAACTTTAGTTCTTAAGTTTTGAATGTATCTTATAATTACTAAATGTTAACCACTTGCAAACACCTAACATCTCAAGAAAAGCAAGAGTTGTCGCCTTAAAAGTGCCAAACATTTGCATAACAGGTTACATAGGACACAAATGTTCATTGTCAGTATTTCAGTTTAGGTGGTAATTGACCTCTAAAAGATTGATTGGAGCAGCTATTGGATAAACAATTTTTGTTTAATTATCTCAATCTTTCTACAAAAATCATTCAAATTTCACAATGCTACCGGTCATTTTGACAGGATTGGAAGCCTGTGTTCTAGCTTCAGATCTAGTATTCTGAGAGTTATCTCTTGGGCCTGACAAAGGAATCTAAAGGTGTGTTTCCTATAAAGAAACAACAATTTAAGTTTGTCTTTCACATGCAATGGAATTCACATAtccaactttaaaaaatatatattttttttcaaatctatttttgattgatatttttaataaattaaagttttaaaattaagcttcctccctcttttcttccttctaagAAACCAGTCCGATGGAAAACTTTACTTCTTTTCTTCCCTCTAAGGAAACTAAACTCATGAAAATATTTCCTAATCATTTGTCCGATGAATTCTTCCCCCCAATTTTCATTTTCCCCTGATCTTAGTGGGAACTAGGGCCTATGGATTATAGAATTTATTTTTTCAGCCAACAAATGGTTAAGCATACCAAAAAATTGCCAAGGTCTAAGAAGTGTAGGTTGGTTGAAATTCAGACCTTTAGCAAAAAGTCTCGTTTCTCTCCTGCTAGAAATTTCAAATAGATTGATCAATAGATAGATAAGAGAGAGGAGACAAAAAATGAGTGTGACCTGGTAAAAACATGATGATCTAATTCACCTCCATAACCTGTAAACACACCCTGTAATTGGGAGAAGAGGAGTGAAGTATGATTGAGAGCTCGATTTGGCTACATGGATCTTATCTAAAATCAAAGTTTTCATATCTTAAAAAAGTGAAAGAATGCTTGCAAGTTATGTTGACTTTGACATTTGAATAATGCTAATGTTCATATTGAAAATGATTTTTGTTCCAGAAGTGAGAAGTATCCAAACCTGTTCTATTCCCCAAATCATCTGAGGCCGAAAGTTTGTTTTAAATGTGGCAGGCCCAACCTATGAGTGATAGAAGCAGCATAAAATTATCCACTGCCATAACAAGAGAAACAGAGAAAAAATTGTACGATAAGTAAAACCCATATGATGGCACCAAGTTCTTCAAGATGACAAACATAGAAGCATCTGAGATGAATGCTTTAACTTGGAACCCCAATCTCacaaataaaaaatctaattctTCTAGTGCAAAAGGAAGGcatatttaaattaatcatttcTTTCATTGAATCATTGTTCTATAAGATCAATGTCAAATCCTAAATGAATAACAAGCAACTACAAAATAAGTTTAGAGCATTGTAAATGATATTTGAATGGCTATAAAATGCTAGTAATTTGCATCTCTGAATCTTGCTTTCAGAAGCGTACCAGGAATAGTTTCAGAGTGcctgtaaaatactaatatctGCACATCCCTCTTGTTTTCAAATACTAGTACTTTACTGCTCTTCACATCCCTCCCACTTTCATATATCCAAACAACAAAAAAAGTTCAACCTCAACGACCCCCTAGAGCTGACCCCACAGGAATGGAGAGAGGTAAATTCAGGCACACAGGCAGGAGGCACATGGTGGGGTGAATTCCAGGTTATGAGTTCATGTGAGATTCGACCCCTAGCTATTACACCAAAAATGTCATGTGCCACCATTTGCACTACACCTTGGGGGCAAAAAACACTTCTCTTTGTAATTGTCTTACTATCTTTTTTTTGTGTGTATTAGGAAACAGAATCCCATCATTCTGTTATTATGTTTTTGATCACTTATTTAGATAAAGACCAACATGACAAAAAAAATTCCAAGTTTTCATTTCCCTTATCGACATTTAACAATTCATAATCCAAGGGTACAAAAGGTGCAAGATGAAATTGAAGTCAATTACACATCTTCAATAGTCTGTATCTTAAGAATGAATATaggacaaaataaataaaaaacccCTGGTCTATCAGTTGATCTTAAAATATAAAATTGGCATGTAGATGAAATATGAAACTTACATATTGACCATGATATATGCTTTTAATAGCTTTACGGACTGCAGTAGCTCTCAGAGTAACATTTTCAGGTGTGGTTGCTTCAACTTCATATCCAGCTTTAAGCCAATGTGGCAAACCTCCATTCAACACCCAAACCTTATTGTGCCCAAAAATTTGGAACGTCCTATTTACGTATTATCATTTCAGAAAGGTGAATTATTTGATAATTGAAAGAGAAACCATAATTTAAATAGTAACAATATCAACAAACAGAATATAGAGTCCTTAAATTATATAGTAAAATTTAAATGGATCCTTCCTTACATTCAAATCTCCTATACATGGAAAAGGATAATGTATTCATATATTTCCTGCAACAGTTAGGTGATGATTTCAACTCTTAATCAACCATCTCTGTTTTATTCACACTTTTCTACTCATGAAAAATATGGACATGATCCAGATTCAATGATTTTCAATAAGAGAACTTCCtcaaaacaaaatttcctaaatgagaaattttaaatcGGCCAAGAGCAATGAAAAAATCATTTGGGGTTCATACACTAAGGCTTCATTAGTTTGCTATAAAAAAGTTATTTATATAAAatgtattttgaaaaaataattaaggaaaataaatatttttcttttgcttAGAGTTGATAGCTGgaaaatattttctatatttaCCACACAATAGTGAAAATATTTTTCTCTTCTCCAAGTTAGGTTAATTGGGTGAGCCAAGGCGAGTCACATGAGTTGATTGAGACAGGTGGGTCACATGCCTAATCAGCCAACACGGACTGTCCAGCAATCCCAATGTTCCTGGTCTACCCAACCAACACAACTTGGCCTACTCAATCTGACCACCCGGCTTGCTTGAACTGCCTATCCTGCTCAAAGAATTCAGCTTGGCTAAATCAACCAACCCTCTTAGATTAACCGGTCTACTCAGCCGTTCAAATTGATAACATTACACTTGCTAAAAATAAAATGAGACCATATTTATCTTTCTAATTAAACTCCCAATAACTCatgtattttcatatttgtcataTAGTAGTTTAGGGTTATTAAGATGGTTTTGTAAAAACATCTTCATGGTGTGCATTACTCAAAATCAGATATGAGACCATATTGTGTTCCTTGGACTCGTAGGAAGTAATATCTGCTTTCCTTTTTATCATACAAGCAGTGTAGGGTCACCAATGGCTTTGCAAAATACCTTGATGAGCTTGTGTTGTCCTATGACGAAAGCATATATTAATTCCTGGGAGTTCAAGAAGGTTTGATTTTATGGTTTGGCAAGTGCAGAGCCATCAATGTATTTTCACAATCACACTTTAATGACCCTATACTATTTATTCAACAACTTAATATGGATATGAATTCACCCTAAGAGTCTAGAAAGCATAAACATACTCTTATCTTAGGTTGCCAAAGTGCAAGGCCAtgatatttttttgtaaaaaaaaaacttaatggcCATGCACTACTCATATgataaaaatgaaaatatttatgAGTTTTGGTAGACTAAGGAATAGAAATATGATCTTATTTTAATTCTTTGGCAAGTGCAAGGGCACCAAGCTGTTTTTGTAAACCATTTTAATGGCCTAACATTAGTcattttgccaaaaaaaaaaaaaaaactactagcACCTTCTTGGGAGCCTCAAGTAGACTATTCCAGTCTTTTCTAGTGGACAATAATCATTCTTCAAAAATGAATATCAAAGCGTTTTGAAATAAAAACACACTGATGGTACTTATTAACACATTTTAACCccaaaaagaaaaattgttttgcAGTTCTTGCTCTCAGGAATTATGGTATATTTGTTTGTCCAAAATATTAAGTTTTGGCCctccaaaaaaaatcaaaaaaaagtGTTAATTCTATGTATTTGGAGGTATTTTGAGAAAGTGGTGCATGATTTAGGAAAATACAAAATGAGGTATGTaatttggaaaaaataaaaacttcTATGCATTATTTAGGGAATTTGTCTATTATAATTTTAGACTATACGATCTATAATATTAGCAAATCCACTAACTAATCCTCGGAACTAATAATAAGGTGACAAGTTTACTAGTTGATGAAATGATAATTAATCCCTATGGGTTTTGTACTCTCATGGAACAACAAATTAGGCTATGAATATGGTAGCTTGATCTTTACAATACAGCATCATCATctcctttttgattcttctatcTTATTTTCAactattgttagttagagtcacATCAATATATTCTTAGTTAGTAGAGCTTTTCTTTAATTATATTGTCGGCTAAACAAAGCACCTTATGAGTTAGATATATGCAGTTTGGAATTTACTTCTAGGTTCTTTGTAGTTTGTAGTATATTCTTTTGTATTTTGATGATGGCACCTGCAGAAGTGAATGATATAAATATCTTTTGTAAGTTGGATTTCTAAAAGATACCAAGCAAGTGCCCAAGAGATTGTAACATTGTTAATGCAGGAGCATGCCAAGCTGCCACTGACCATGGAGATCAACTTGGGTTGTGAAAGTAAGCCTTGAATATCCATCCAACTTACCAGTATGGTCAAATGGATGTTGAATTTAGTCTCAATGGAAGAAAAATGGTATATGAATGTAATTTTAATTACTTGTCAATCACCCTAATCCACAAGGCAAAATTATATAATCCCGACTTGAAATTATAGTCCATGCAAGCATGCAGCATGCCAACAGTCTAGGAAGCATTCATCCTGCACTATCAACTATCAACTATCAACTAAACTACACGGTCTGATCATTTTGATAACCATTGTAGAtacaaatttaatatttaatacaaCTATAGCATTGTAGCATATCCACATGCAACTGAATTACTGGAATGGGAAGGATAacaagaatattttgtaatataaaTACAGATAAGTGCCACTATCTTGATAAGGAAAGCAAAGGGAAAGACAGATTATTTTAAACTACACCTAAATTATCTTAACCTTGACTAAGTCAACTTGAAACATTAGAAAACACATTCCAACAAGAACATTATTGGAACTTATGAGCAATGAAGCACAAATTAAAGAGTTTACAATTGAAAATCACATTCCAAACGTACCACCAGACACGAGGAGCACTAAATAGTCCTTTTCCATCATAAATAATGACACTATCCGTGTTTTGAATACCGAGAACAGAAACTGCAGCTGCAAAAGCTTCTTCCAATGGTAACATGTGCGGCAACTGATTCAAGTGGAATGCTTTAATATTTTTGGGAAAATAGTTCAAAAGGTCAGTGAGTAAGAAATAGAAGTATAGGAACCAGTTTGGGTAGCCTAAATACTATTAGTTAATCCAGTGCCTATTCTAAGAATACTACTGAATCAAAACACAGATATATCGATGTGGATCTTGAGTTAGACAAGACTGAATCTCATTTCTTATTTATTATCTCTACTAGATAAAAATGTGATCAAGGTGAGGATTATGGTTCCTTGTTCACTTAAATGTTTTAATCTGCAAAATAAAGGAAACAAGTGATCAGAATTAAGCCATGACCAGAACCACCAGAAGAAACAAGATATGGAACAAGCTGCTCACTCACATTTGCAAAACATGGCATACAAGATGTTAATGGCACAACAAGTATTGAAGCTATAAAAATCAAAGTCTGCTACTGAGTTAGATTCAAGTATTCAACAGGACTGAAAAATGTACCACGAATACTTGAGGGATTTTTTTTGACAGAGGAAAAGTGTGGTTAAACCTTCCTAAGGTATATAGAATATTTAGTACGTATCCAAATTCTTGAAAACTAACTAAAGCACTAAAACTTTGGTTCTTTGACCAGTCACATAGATATTTTGGACTGCAAGATCAAGGAAATAAGTGATCAAACTTGAACCATGACCCATTCAACCCACAACCAACAGAAGAAAAATGTGGGACAAGTTACTTAAACTcacatttggaaaaaaaaaaacggTGTATGAGAAAACAGTGAATTTAGAAG
Coding sequences:
- the LOC122046338 gene encoding thiosulfate/3-mercaptopyruvate sulfurtransferase 1, mitochondrial-like isoform X3, producing METREPIVSAEWLHSNLANSDIKVLDASWYMPQEKRNPLEEYQLPHMLPLEEAFAAAVSVLGIQNTDSVIIYDGKGLFSAPRVWWTFQIFGHNKVWVLNGGLPHWLKAGYEVEATTPENVTLRATAVRKAIKSIYHGQYVGPATFKTNFRPQMIWGIEQRLSMFQVKQNMTDKTHQLLDARSKGRFDGVAPEPREGIKSGHIPESKCVPFTEMVDSSSLLLSEDELHKKFLQAGVSLDNPIVASCGSGMTACILCVGLHRLGKLDVPVYDGSWTEWATQPGNPIHTLATD
- the LOC122046338 gene encoding thiosulfate/3-mercaptopyruvate sulfurtransferase 1, mitochondrial-like isoform X1, with the protein product METREPIVSAEWLHSNLANSDIKVLDASWYMPQEKRNPLEEYQVAHIPGAVFFDIDQISDPTTDLPHMLPLEEAFAAAVSVLGIQNTDSVIIYDGKGLFSAPRVWWTFQIFGHNKVWVLNGGLPHWLKAGYEVEATTPENVTLRATAVRKAIKSIYHGQYVGPATFKTNFRPQMIWGIEQRLSMFQVKQNMTDKTHQLLDARSKGRFDGVAPEPREGIKSGHIPESKCVPFTEMVDSSSLLLSEDELHKKFLQAGVSLDNPIVASCGSGMTACILCVGLHRLGKLDVPVYDGSWTEWATQPGNPIHTLATD
- the LOC122046338 gene encoding thiosulfate/3-mercaptopyruvate sulfurtransferase 1, mitochondrial-like isoform X2; this encodes METREPIVSAEWLHSNLANSDIKVLDASWYMPQEKRNPLEEYQVAHIPGAVFFDIDQISDPTTDLPHMLPLEEAFAAAVSVLGIQNTDSVIIYDGKGLFSAPRVWWTFQIFGHNKVWVLNGGLPHWLKAGYEVEATTPENVTLRATAVRKAIKSIYHGQYVGPATFKTNFRPQMIWGIEQVKQNMTDKTHQLLDARSKGRFDGVAPEPREGIKSGHIPESKCVPFTEMVDSSSLLLSEDELHKKFLQAGVSLDNPIVASCGSGMTACILCVGLHRLGKLDVPVYDGSWTEWATQPGNPIHTLATD